The following proteins are encoded in a genomic region of Arachis ipaensis cultivar K30076 chromosome B02, Araip1.1, whole genome shotgun sequence:
- the LOC107626529 gene encoding histone H2A.Z-specific chaperone CHZ1-like: MDELGVTHVDLYVVHKVEVDEDFPEVGFLDVGGPGEQVQETERANDEEIHNQKQLVIYQGDGVQKVERANAEGVKEGDKLNSDEDSDDEDFIPSDGEVDSADDVMFTDSEEEYDDESEFDEVRGGTDGDRVEKGKGVAGGDFSDEEGFNSDEVDVDYEVGGGSEKEDSEDDDNNEAIRYPIHKDVKDMTRYKWEVGTVFASREEFKDTVTAYAVQTRRGMRYAKLDLVRVRAVCQEGCPF; encoded by the coding sequence ggtgttacacatgtCGATCTGTACGTGGTCCATAAGGTTGAGGTTGATGAAGACTTTCCTGAAGTAGGGTTTCTTGATGTTGGAGGCCCAGGTGAACAGGTTCAGGAGACGGAGAGGGCCAATGATGAAGAGATACATAATCAAAAACAGCTGGTGATTTATCAGGGTGATGGGGTTCAAAAGGTGGAAAGGGCCAATGCAGAGGGGGTTAAAGAAGGAGATAAGCTGAATAGTGATGAGGATAGTGACGATGAGGATTTCATTCCATCTGATGGTGAGGTTGACAGTGCAGATGATGTGATGTTTACAGATAGTGAAGAGGAGTATGATGATGAGAGCGAATTTGATGAAGTACGAGGTGGGACGGATGGTGATCGGGTTGAAAAAGGAAAAGGGGTTGCAGGAGGTGATTTCAGTGATGAGGAAGGGTTCAATAGTGATGAAGTTGATGTTGATTATGAAGTGGGTGGTGGTTCCGAGAAAGAGGATAGCGAGGATGATGATAACAATGAAGCAATTAGATATCCGATCCATAAAGATGTGAAAGACATGACAAGGTACAAATGGGAAGTTGGAACTGTGTTTGCTTCAAGGGAGGAATTCAAGGACACTGTAACAGCTTATGCAGTGCAAACAAGAAGGGGAATGAGGTATGCGAAACTTGACTTGGTCAGGGTGAGGGCTGTTTGTCAAGAGGGTTGCCCGTTTTAG